A window of the Henckelia pumila isolate YLH828 chromosome 3, ASM3356847v2, whole genome shotgun sequence genome harbors these coding sequences:
- the LOC140890972 gene encoding 3-hydroxyisobutyryl-CoA hydrolase-like protein 5: MAQEIVKGDEGVVLTEEIGFVRLITLNEPRRLNVITSDMVALLAKFLEKWEKDDTAALIIFKGSGRAFSAGGDLKTFYNGRMSKDPCVEVVYRMYWLCYHIHTHKKTLVALVDGISMGGGASFVVPMKFSVVTEKTVFATPEASVGFHTDCGFSYMLSRLQGHLGEFLGLTGARLNGKELVATGLATHFVPSEKLPELEKRLIGLNSGEENAVKPIIDELSITSQIDENSVLNNARFAVIDECFSKDSVEEIILSLEVEASKEGNGWIIPFLKSLKRSSPTSLKIILQSIREGRKQSLAECLKKEFRITMNILRTMISGDVYEGIRAFTIDKDNAPKWEPLNLEAVNIDKITEVFRPFKEDLELKIPNEEDRRWQGKYEGSSYANSV; the protein is encoded by the exons ATGGCTCAAGAGATTGTGAAGGGAGACGAAGGG GTTGTTCTTACCGAGGAAATCGGTTTTGTCAGATTGATTACATTGAATGAACCACGTCGATTGAATGTCATTACTTCCGATATG GTTGCTTTGCTAGCTAAGTTTCTGGAAAAATGGGAAAAAGATGATACGGCAGCGCTTATAATATTCAAG GGATCCGGTCGCGCTTTTTCTGCTGGTGGGGATTTGAAAACGTTCTACAATGGAAGGATGTCAA AGGACCCTTGTGTTGAAGTAGTTTACAGGATGTATTGGCTTTGCTATCATATCCATACACACAAGAAAACACTG GTTGCTTTAGTTGATGGAATTTCCATGGGTGGAGGCGCATCCTTCGTGGTCCCGATGAAGTTTTCTGTTGTAACGGAAAAAACT GTTTTTGCTACTCCAGAAGCAAGTGTTGGCTTTCATACAGACTGTGGATTTTCATACATGCTTTCCCGCCTTCAGGGGCATTTAG GGGAATTTTTAGGCTTAACTGGGGCAAGGCTGAATGGTAAAGAATTGGTTGCAACAGGTTTGGCTACTCATTTTGTGCCATCTGAG AAATTGCCTGAGCTAGAGAAACGCCTGATAGGTTTGAATAGCGGGGAAGAGAATGCTGTCAAACCAATCATCGATGAATTGAGTATCACCTCTCAGATTGATGAAAACAGTGTCCTGAACAA TGCAAGATTTGCAGTCATTGACGAGTGTTTTTCTAAAGATTCAGTGGAGGAGATCATATTATCACTT GAAGTTGAAGCAAGCAAAGAGGGGAATGGTTGGATCATTCCGTTCCTCAAAAGCTTAAAGAGATCATCCCCTACCTCCTTAAAGATAATACTACAGTCG ATCCGTGAAGGAAGGAAGCAATCTCTGGCTGAATGCCTAAAGAAAGAGTTCAGAATCACAATGAACATTCTTAGGACCATGATATCCGGAGATGTTTACGAG GGTATCAGAGCTTTTACAATTGACAAGGACAACGCCCCAAAA TGGGAGCCCCTGAATCTTGAAGCTGTAAACATTGACAAAATCACCGAGGTATTCCGGCCATTTAAAGAGGATTTGGAGCTCAAGATTCCAAATGAAGAAGACCGCAG GTGGCAAGGAAAATATGAAGGCTCATCCTATGCAAATTCTGTGTAA